A segment of the Oncorhynchus gorbuscha isolate QuinsamMale2020 ecotype Even-year unplaced genomic scaffold, OgorEven_v1.0 Un_scaffold_1456, whole genome shotgun sequence genome:
tgctagctaatatCTGTTAACTAAAGTGGTATGCTAACGCGGTTATTTCTATCTTCCTAACTGTACGGATAGCTAGCTAGTACAAACACTAGTTTTAATCATCCACCAGCATTTACATGGACTTTACATTTAACCAACCATCGGTTGTTTGCTAGCTGATATTAGCAAACGCCagtgttgctagctagctatcccTCCAGTGTCCTTGCGCTAGCTGCgttggtagctaactagctatgaaTTTATATTTACTAACTAAACATGCCAATAAACAActatttagttagctagctagttgttaATTGTGTCACGTGTGCCAACATTGGCACACTCGACTACCTATTCACTAGCTTGCTAGTTCCCAAACTTGTCATGTCAACAATCTTGACTAGCGTGTCATGAATGCTAACTGTCAACACACGCCCACCAGAATTTGGACCTAGCTAGCTTACGTTAACTAACTTGGTTTAACATTATGTTATGGCTTGGCAGCAAACAGTTGGCATTATTAGCTAGCTAAATGggctatatatattattattttttgttttaATTCAAGTCAAGCATGATAACACTTCTTCCCCTGGGATTTCAGACCAAGAAAAAGCAATAGCTGCAAATGCGTTGGAGGCGTTTACGGTAACGTCGCATTTATTTACCGTCAACAGTTTTCTGCAAATTGTCCTCGGGAGTTTGTAGCCAACTTGGCTACAACTCCATCTATCAAACCTATCTGAttcatgtttgtttacatttgacatttacaTATATTTGTTTACATTTGTTGATGCAACTATTCACACGTTTTTTTTAGTTACATTTGTTGATTTTAATTTGTTTACTCACAGGCTGGAAACTATGAGGAATCTTTGAAACACCTTGGGAAGTTGCAAGAGTTGAACAAGGAGGACTACAAGATTGCTTTGAATAAAGCAATAGCTGAATTCTACAAGAGCGGCCAAACCACCACATGCACCCTGAAGCAGACTCTTATTGCAATGAAAAACCAGGTGACTATCGTTGAAACCTTTTATCCAGTCTCTCAATGACACGCCAAATAAATGTTAAACATATTCTAGTATTGTTGATTCCTGTTTTAAATGTCTTGATTCTTGATGAATATATTCACAGATGCACACAATAGTTCATTAAGTTGGCTAATACTTAACATTCATGCATCTTTTTTGTCTATCAAGGTTCACACTTCAATGGAGGATATTGATGGTTTGGATGATGTAGAAAACAGTCTTCTCTACTACAATCAAGCTATCATTCACTACCACATGAGACAGTACTCTGAAGCTATTGCTATTGGAGAGAGGCTGTACCATTTTCTGGAGCCGTTTGGTAGGTTTTGGTGTTTTTATATGGACAGTCGTATTTGTCAGACTATAAGCTCTTGTCAGAGAACACAAACATTGAAATGTATTGCATGACTACaccgtacacacactcacacgcacacacttagTCACAGCAACTGGCAATGTTCCTGATGAATTGGCCTTTGCAGCCCAACAGTTTAGCTTGATGGTGTTATTTGTCCTAGAAGAGAAGTTTGCTCTGGCGGTCTGCTTCTTGCTGGTGGATCTGTACCTGCTAACGTACCAGCCAGAGAAGGCCCTCCATCTCCTTGCTGTGCTGGAGAAACTGTCTGTACAGGGAAATAACAAGAACGGCAAAGGGGAGGTACGTGTCCCTCTAAAGAGGGGTGTGCCAGCATGCACCATTCTCAGGTGTCATGTTTCTGACTTTCACCCATGATGTTCTGATGTTTGTTACTGTGCTCATGTATGTTGAATGTTATTTTCCACCTCTTGGAGAAAGGACTGTTCTTCCTAAGCAGATATGTTATTATTAGTGGCAACTGTAAGGTTCTTGTGTTGACGGCAAAGATGTGCTGCTGCGTGTGTACTCACATTGAGGTTGTCTGTCATGTCCAGGTAATATTTCAGACACAGTGCAAGTTCTACATTCACAGGGACCCGGTAGTGGAGGCAGCAGACCTCATTCAGGATAATCTCAGGGAGCTTACTGGAGGACAGGTTACTAAAATATACTTCAGGCGCTTACACACTGATACAACATTGACCAACAAACTTAGAATTTAATAGGTGTGATTTGGCGGTTGGTGGTCAATGTTGGGTCAGTGTAAAGGTGCCTTTAGAACCAAACACTATACACTCCTACTTTGGGTGTCCACGTAATTTTTGGTTGCCCCAAAAAAATATCTTACTGCGGTTACGCTAGTTACATCTGAGTGCAGGCTATTTTACTAATGGTTTAAACTTCACTTACTATGAGAAGACATTTGAAGTCTATATTTTGCAATGTGGTTATTTTCAAACGTTGGTGTCTCtcttgatattgcagagtgtcaACAAAGATGGTCGGAACCAGAAGGCAGAGTTCATTGACATGATCGAAGCGGCTAAATCCAAAATGCACCAGGTACGTTTAACACCAATCCTTTTCCTGAGGTGGAGGAAATGAAGACGGAAAAGCAGCTTTTGAATTGCTGATTTTTGTTTCACACTTGTCGTTCTTCCCGTCCACAGTACAAAGTGCGAGCGTACATTCAGATGAAGTCATCAAAGGCCTGCAAAAGGGAGATCAAGTCTGTGATGAACACAGCAGGGAATGTGAGTCATGATGTTTGCGTTGCTAAACACATTACTAAACTAGCCTGGtttctgtttgtgctgtcttaccaactcctatggtcaatggcgtgacaatgaccataggagttagaAAGATGGCACGACATGATCTGGAACCAGGTTATTAGACTGGCTTACTAAACCTGCTCTCTCCCAAACATCCCCTTCCTACCTTTCCCTGCTTCAGTCGAATGCACTGATTGTAAGTCGTTTTGGATGagggcatctgctaaatgactagaaTGTCAATGTTTCCATGCCAACCTGTGTTTCCTTCATCTCCCACTAGTCTGCTTCCTCACTCTTCCTCAAGAGTAACTTTGAGTACCTGAGAGGAAACTACCGCAAAGCAGTGAAGCTCTTAAACAGCTCCAACATCGCAGAGCACCCTGGGGCCATCAAAACAGGTATGTTTAGACCCCTGTTTACCTGGTCATACATCCAACAAGGTTGTTGGAACGTGCTGGAAAAGACAATGAAAAAGTATATATCCGattcaggactatatggatcaggttGTCTAGATGGTGTGAAAAGGGTTTAGGACTGTCCTGTTAGCGACAGAGCACAATTGAGTATTACCTATATCAGGTTTTCCCAAACTGGGGTGCacgcaatgccgtcgggggtacaccaaataaatgtgattcacatttttaaaaataaatacctGTAAACTGCTTTCATTTTTTCCAATGGGTCTATACATTTGGTTGAGGGTCTTTTTCTGCTCTTGAGTAGCCTAGTTTCAATGACAGAAAtcaaatgaaaccatctagtgttcagtgaaataacaacacaatgtcaaatacaggtagcctagtcaaataatgaacatccaatcacattaaccgttactttctcgcgggaaaccttcactcttgccagacatttagaaacgaaacatgacaatttgaaaaataagccacgggaGTTTTTTGAGTGAGAATAAAGATgacttttgagtagtaagacatataaaagcaacagataccattaataagaagaggCTAGAagtggtgagctaccgagtggctcgGACAGGCAAGCCTCATACTATTGTGGATAACTTAATTCTTGCTTctgccgcggatatggctggaacaatgctgggggaaaaggcccccaaaactatacagacaatatcttcatcaaacaacactgtttcacaacgcatcagtgacatggcaggagatgtttggaaacaattactgcttcgcatacaaggcagtgaattctatgcgttataGCTCGATGTGTCAACAGCTCCTGGTAAATGTCCGTTATGTTtatgggggtcaattaaggaaaacatcctcttctggaaacaactggaaaccaggacaacaggagaggatatttttaaagtactggacagctttgtgacattaaatggactttggtggtcaagatgtgttggtatctgtactgatggtgcaaaagccatgacagggagacatagtggagtggtaacgcgcgtgcaagcagttgctcccgatgccacttgggtacactgcagtatGCACTGAGAGACCCTTTTGTACACTGCAGTATGCACTGCGAGACCCTTTGGTACACTGCAGTatgcactgagaggctcttgggtacactgcagtatgcactgagaggctcttgggtacactgcagcatccactgagaggctcttgggtacactgcagcatgcactgagaggctcttgggtacactgctgcatgcactgagaggctcttgggtacactgcagtatgcactgagaggctcttgggtacactgcagtatgcactgagaggctcttgggtacactgcagtatgcactgagaggctcttgggtacactgcagtatgcactgagaggctcttgggtacactgcagtatgcactgagaggctcttgggtacactgcagtatgcactgagaggctcttgggtacactgcagtatgcactgaggctcttgggtacactgcagtatgcactgagaggctcttgggtacactgcagtatgcacggagaggctcttgggtacactgcagtatgcacggagaggctcttgggtacactgcagtatgcacggagaggctcttgggtacactgcagtatgcactgagaggctcttgggtacactgcagtatgcactgaggctcttgggtacactgcagtatgcacggagaggctcttgggtacactgccatgtgcactgagaggctcttgggtacactgcagcatgcactgagaggctcttgggtacactgcagcatgcactgagaggctctttggtacactgcagcatccaccgagaggctcttgggtacactgccatgtgcaccaagaggctcttgggtacactgccatgtgcaccaagaggctcttgggtacactgccatgtgcaccaagaggctcttgggtacactgccatgtgcaccaagaggctcttgggtacactgccatgtgcaccaagaggctcttgggtacactgccatgtgcaccaagaggctcttgggtacactgccatgtgcaccaagaggctcttgggtacactgccatgtgcaccaagaggctcttgggtacactgccatgtgcaccaagaggctcttgggtacactgccatgtgcaccaagaggctcttgggtacactgccatgtgcaccaagaggctcttgctgccataggaatgcctgacagcttgaaagacgttttggacattACAGTAAAAAtgtttaactttgttaaagcaaggcccctgaactctcgtgtattttctgcattatgcaataatatgggcagcaaccatgtaacgcttttacaacagaAGTGCCCTGGTTATGAAGGGGCAAAGTATTGGCATGCTTTTTTGAATTGAGAGACCAGCTTAAACTTTTCATTACTGGCCATAATTTTCACTAGTCTGACCGCttacacgactggcctatctgggtgatgttttttctagGCTGAATGAACTGAATCTAGGTGGGATTACAGGGACTCTTCGTAACTATATTccatgtgcgggacaaaattgaggctatgatgaagaagttggagctcttctctgtctgcattaacaaggtcTTAACACAGGTCTTTcaatcattgtatgatttttttttttgtgcaaatgaaCTCCAGCTTACAGACGATGTctaatgtgatatagcgaagcacctgaatGAGTTGGGTGCGTAATTACACAGGTACTTTACTAAAATGGACGACACAAACTAttggatttgttatccctttcatgccctgcctctagtccacttaccgatatctgaacaagagagcctcattgaaGTTGCagcaagcggttctgtgaaaatggaatttaatcagaagccactgccagatttctggattgggctgcactcaGTTTGCCTTGGAGAATcatgctgttaagacactgatgccctttgcaaccacgtacctatgtgagagtggattctcggccctcactagcatgaaaactaaatacaggcacagaatGTGTGTGGAATATGATTTAAGACTGTGACTCTCtctaatacaacccaacattgcagagttatgtgcatcctttcacgcacacccttctcattaacttgtggtgagtttttcacaattctcgATTAACAAATTAAGTTtatatgtaagaaagctaaattattgatttgatttggtcctataagagctctttgtcacttcccatgagccgCGTTGTGACgacaactcacactcattcttatgtctAATAAATGCATTGTATAATGTATGTGTGGCAGggttacaatgatggcaaaaaacaacatttgagagtgctgaccctggtgctagagggggtacagctgaccctggtgctagagggggttcGCAGCTGGAGATTGaacgtttgaaggggtacgggactataaaagttTGGGAGCCACTTCCCTATATGAAAGTGAACTTCCGCTAAATGTTCTTTCTTGTTTGTTTCTACCATCAGGTGAATGTGTGCGCTGTATGTTCTGGAACAATCTGGGTTGCATACACTTTGCCATGGGGAAACACAACCTAGGTATATTCTACTTCAAAAAGGCCCTGCAGGAGAACGACCACACGTGTGCACAGCTGGGGGACGGTGGGGCGACGGGGAACGGGCAATGTGAGTCAACAAACTGGGTTTAACTCCATTCAAAGCCACAGGACAGTTTctcggacacagattaagcctagtcttgGACTTAAAAGTATGTTATGCAGATTCGGACATCAAAATGGTATCTTAGTGCAGGACTagtttaatctgtgtctgggaaactggtccTACATGTTTCTCCTGTCATTGTACGCCGACtagctctgttgtctctctgtccttccagcTAAGCAGTTCTCGGGCATCCCCATGTGTGCACTGCTAGCCAACAAGCGTTATGAGCTGCTGTATAACTGTGGGATCCAGCTGCTGCACATCGGCCGGCCCCTGGCGGCTTTCGACTGTCTGATGGATGCTGTGCAGGTGTACCACTCTAACCCTGGCCTCTGGTTACGGTTGGCAGAGTGCTGCATTGCTGCCAACAAGGGTGTGAGTTGTGATTTttaaaaacacacactcacacacacacttgttttcttacagtgaaataaaactTAACAACATTCAAATTTAGCATTTTGTTATTTTTCCAGAGCTTAGAACAAGACAACAAGGGTCTTCCGAGTAAAAAGGGCATTGTTCAGGCCATCGTTGGGCAGGGCTACCATCGCAAGATCATCCTGGCATCACAGTCCACCCAGAACACAATCTACAGGTCCGTTTTCCCTCTCCCTATAACCAGTGCTGTCCAGGAGATGGCGCTAAAACATTTGTTTACGTGGTAGTGATTGCTGAAATTAGAGGGTACTCTGAGACAACTCAAGATGTTGATCATTACTATATCTCCATTAACCTCTTGGTTTACTCTTTCCTCTCCTAaatgtgggtgtgtgtagtgATGGGCAGTCTGCAGCCATTCCGGTGGCCAGTATGGAGTTTGCAGCGATCTGTCTGAGGAACGGCCTGGTCCTCCTCCCTGATCACCAGCAGCAGGAGAACAAGGCAGAGAACGGCTCCaagacaaccagccagtcaggcagCACAGAGAGCGGCTCAGAGAACAGCGACGCCTGCAGGTCAGTGTCTCATCTCACCCTGAGATTGGTGCTAAAACATGCCTTGTCAAATCTATTTTTGTAGAGCACTGTGGTTAagattatagactattaacaagGATTCAGCTCTCCATGTCCTCTTATAGAAGAAGAACTTTACAGGAAGTATCTTTCTTTCCATTTCCCCGACGTCCTTATCGTTGGTTTGACAGTGGGAAGGGTCAAGAAGGAGACAAGTTCCTTTCTGCAGCACCGTCTTCACCTCTGAGGAAACAGGAGGTTGAAAACCTCAGGTAAGAGAGACCTCTACCCAGACCTTTCTGTTCCCCTTCCTGTCTCCCCCAGTCAGTTAATAATCCTTtctccccttcctgtctcccCCAGTCAGTTAATAATCCTTtctccccttcctgtctcccCAGTCAGTTAATAATCctttctcccttcctgtctcccccaGTCAGTTAATAATCCTTtctccccttcctgtctcccCCAGTCAGTTAATAATCCTTtctccccttcctgtctcccCCAGTCAGTTAATAATCCTTtctccccttcctgtctcccCAGTCAGTTAATAATCCTTtctccccttcctgtctcccCCAGTCAGTTAATAATCctttctcccttcctgtctcccccaGTCAGTTAATAATCCTTtctccccttcctgtctcccCAGTCAGTTAATaatcctttctcctcttcctgtctccccagTCAGTTAATAATCCTTTCTCCCCTTcctgtctcctccagtcagttaataatcctttctccccttcctgtctcccCAGTCAGTTAATaatcctttctcctcttcctgtctccccagTCAGTTAATaatcctgtctcctcttcctgtctcccccagTCAGTTAATAATCCTGTCTCCCCTTcctgtctcctccagtcagttaataatcctttctccccttcctgtctcctccagtcagttaataatcctttctccccttcctgtctcccCCAGTCAGTTAATAATCCTTTCTCCCCTTcctgtctcctccagtcagttAATAATCCTTTATCCACTTTTTCTTTTTTCCATTCTCTGTTGCCCTGGTCCTCCTGGGTCTCTGTTGCCCTGGTCCTCCTGGGTCTCTGTTGCCCTGGTCCTCCTGGGTCTCTGTTGCCCTGGTCCTCCTGGGTCTCTGTTCTCTGGACTAATTGGACAAAGCTTGCCCTCCACTTTTCATTAGGAGGGGGTAGAGTTGGGGAGGGGTTAGAGTTGGGGAGGATGTGCTGAATGAAGGGCTGACCCCACAGGGAAAGTTTACGAGCAGCCCCGTCAACTACTTGGGTTTATTTCCTGGAATCCCTGAGTGTTCTGTTGCCAACcagtgagaggtctgggagggacaCGACCACTACAGTCCAGACTCTCCCCACCTGCACTTTTCTTTAACCAAGAAAAATAATTGAAAGAACTGAATTTGTTTAATTAGTATTCATTTCAATAAAGAATGAATTTCCCCCACATCTGAAAGTTATGCAACCCACTATGTTTCCCAGTGCAGGGTTAGTGTGATCTGTTGTTGTCCTGGACGTGCTGACTGGGTCCTCCTATATGGTGTTGTCTCTCTAGGTGTTCCCTCCTGGCCTGCAGTGCCTATGTGGCCCTGGTGTTAGGGAGACAACCTGATGGCCCTGAACCATGCAGACCAGAAGCTCCTTCACCAGACCAAGCTGTCTGGATCACTCAAGTAAGacctctatccatctgtctctctctatccatctgtctctctctatccatctgtctctctctatccatctgtctctctctatccatctgtctctctctatccatctgtctctctctatccatctgtctctctctatccatctgtctctctctatccatctgtctctctctatccatctgtctctctctatccatctgtctctctctatccatctgtctctctctatccatctgtctctctctatccatctgtctctctctatccatctgtctctctctatccatctgtctctctctatccatctgtctctctctatccatctgtctctctctatccatctgtctctctctatccatctgtctctctctatccatctgtctctctctatccatctgtctctctctatccatctgtctctctctatccatctgtctctctctatccatctgtctctctctatccatctgtctctctctatccatctgtctctctatccatctgtctctctctatccatctgtctctctctatccatctgtctctctctatccatctgtctctctctatccatctgtctctctctatccatctgtctctctctatccatctgtctctctctatccatctgtctctctatctctttccccACTCAGATAAACTCTTACACCAGATGGACTTCATTCCTCTATCCCCTTTTCCCTTAGCCTTTCATCCTCactccccctttcccctcaacacctctttctgtttcttcctctcccccctccttcccgcTACCCATGCACCTCTTGTTATCACTTCATTAACCTCCATATGActtacccccccctcccccaaagcTTACAGCACTCAACATGACTCACCGTCTGGTAATGGTAATGTTGCCCTAGCAGACCTCTTGACTCTTCAGACTACTTAATGACTTCATGACC
Coding sequences within it:
- the LOC124022855 gene encoding LOW QUALITY PROTEIN: CCR4-NOT transcription complex subunit 10-like (The sequence of the model RefSeq protein was modified relative to this genomic sequence to represent the inferred CDS: deleted 1 base in 1 codon); its protein translation is MADNNTDQEKAIAANALEAFTAGNYEESLKHLGKLQELNKEDYKIALNKAIAEFYKSGQTTTCTLKQTLIAMKNQVHTSMEDIDGLDDVENSLLYYNQAIIHYHMRQYSEAIAIGERLYHFLEPFEEKFALAVCFLLVDLYLLTYQPEKALHLLAVLEKLSVQGNNKNGKGEVIFQTQCKFYIHRDPVVEAADLIQDNLRELTGGQSVNKDGRNQKAEFIDMIEAAKSKMHQYKVRAYIQMKSSKACKREIKSVMNTAGNSASSLFLKSNFEYLRGNYRKAVKLLNSSNIAEHPGAIKTGECVRCMFWNNLGCIHFAMGKHNLGIFYFKKALQENDHTCAQLGDGGATGNGQSKQFSGIPMCALLANKRYELLYNCGIQLLHIGRPLAAFDCLMDAVQVYHSNPGLWLRLAECCIAANKGSLEQDNKGLPSKKGIVQAIVGQGYHRKIILASQSTQNTIYSDGQSAAIPVASMEFAAICLRNGLVLLPDHQQQENKAENGSKTTSQSGSTESGSENSDACSGKGQEGDKFLSAAPSSPLRKQEVENLRCSLLACSAYVALVLGDNLMALNHADQKLLHQTKLSGSLKFLGHLYAAEALISLDRISEAIGHLNPENVTDVSMGVLSSEQDQGPDKGDLEPVESSGKQTPLCYPSTVSSARAIMLFNLGSAYCLRSEYEKARKCLHQAASMVNTKEIPPEAILLAVYLELQNGNTQLALQIIKRNQLLPSVLQAPSPDTRKKPVPSSFQPVQPPIQMPSPFTTVQRK